Proteins from one Prinia subflava isolate CZ2003 ecotype Zambia chromosome 4, Cam_Psub_1.2, whole genome shotgun sequence genomic window:
- the RAD51AP1 gene encoding RAD51-associated protein 1 isoform X2 yields the protein MARPARRNKKVVDYSQFGDLEDDDEDFAPSSKKSRTQLKESKKEKKEKPKKAKEVTPSQTQTLSKRLSLDDKLYKRDLEVALALSVKEKSSSPQEVQNSEEQGKNIESENMQRRPPFSNCSVDSELLGLNQVMDDDTPEGDGRQRTAATKVPAHHKSLVVDSDDRTHDLDSEPESVPISPSWITEHSSEPRQRVMSSPSEAAGRPLHASSPVTDRKPKWTPPAPSGSSNASVKCVPVKSPTHCLRLGLSRLARVKPLHPSATSS from the exons gAACAAGAAAGTTGTTGATTATTCTCAGTTTGGGGATTTGGAAGATGATG ATGAAGACTTTGCACCTTCAAGCAAAAAATCCAGAACACAGCTCAAGGaatcaaagaaggaaaaaaaagagaagccaAAAAAGGCCAAAGAAGTGACTCCCTCACAGACACAGACGCTTAGTAAGAG gttaTCCTTGGATGACAAACTTTATAAAAGAGATTTGGAAGTTGCCTTAGCCTTATCTGtcaaagaaaaatcttcaagTCCCCAAGAAGTGCAAAATTCAGAAGAACAAG GTAAAAATATTGAATCAGAAAATATGCAGAGGAGACCCCCTTTTTCCAACTGCAGTGTAGACAGTGAACTTTTAG GTCTCAATCAGGTTATGGATGATGACACACCTGAGGGTGATGGGAGGCAAAGAACAGCAGCAACCAAAGTTCCAGCACATCACAAGTCATTGGTGGTTGACAGTGATGACAGAACCCATGATCTTGATTCTGAGCCAGAGTCTGTACCCA TTTCTCCCTCCTGGATAACAGAACACAGCTCTGAGCCGAGGCAGAGGGTGATGTCCAGCCCCTCAGAGGCAGCGGGGAGGCCTCTGCATGCATCAAGTCCTGTCACAGACAGAAAGCCCAAATGGACACCACCAG CTCCATCAGGAAGCAGTAATGCCTCTGTGAAATGTGTTCCTGTTAAGTCACCCACTCACTGCCTTAGACTTGGCCTCTCCAGGCTGGCAAGAGTCAAACCTCTCCATCCCAGCGCTACCAGCAGTTAA
- the RAD51AP1 gene encoding RAD51-associated protein 1 isoform X1, with translation MARPARRNKKVVDYSQFGDLEDDDEDFAPSSKKSRTQLKESKKEKKEKPKKAKEVTPSQTQTLSKRLSLDDKLYKRDLEVALALSVKEKSSSPQEVQNSEEQGKNIESENMQRRPPFSNCSVDSELLGLNQVMDDDTPEGDGRQRTAATKVPAHHKSLVVDSDDRTHDLDSEPESVPTSPIVSPSWITEHSSEPRQRVMSSPSEAAGRPLHASSPVTDRKPKWTPPAPSGSSNASVKCVPVKSPTHCLRLGLSRLARVKPLHPSATSS, from the exons gAACAAGAAAGTTGTTGATTATTCTCAGTTTGGGGATTTGGAAGATGATG ATGAAGACTTTGCACCTTCAAGCAAAAAATCCAGAACACAGCTCAAGGaatcaaagaaggaaaaaaaagagaagccaAAAAAGGCCAAAGAAGTGACTCCCTCACAGACACAGACGCTTAGTAAGAG gttaTCCTTGGATGACAAACTTTATAAAAGAGATTTGGAAGTTGCCTTAGCCTTATCTGtcaaagaaaaatcttcaagTCCCCAAGAAGTGCAAAATTCAGAAGAACAAG GTAAAAATATTGAATCAGAAAATATGCAGAGGAGACCCCCTTTTTCCAACTGCAGTGTAGACAGTGAACTTTTAG GTCTCAATCAGGTTATGGATGATGACACACCTGAGGGTGATGGGAGGCAAAGAACAGCAGCAACCAAAGTTCCAGCACATCACAAGTCATTGGTGGTTGACAGTGATGACAGAACCCATGATCTTGATTCTGAGCCAGAGTCTGTACCCA CATCACCTATAGTTTCTCCCTCCTGGATAACAGAACACAGCTCTGAGCCGAGGCAGAGGGTGATGTCCAGCCCCTCAGAGGCAGCGGGGAGGCCTCTGCATGCATCAAGTCCTGTCACAGACAGAAAGCCCAAATGGACACCACCAG CTCCATCAGGAAGCAGTAATGCCTCTGTGAAATGTGTTCCTGTTAAGTCACCCACTCACTGCCTTAGACTTGGCCTCTCCAGGCTGGCAAGAGTCAAACCTCTCCATCCCAGCGCTACCAGCAGTTAA